CCGGCTGGCAGATGAAAGCGTCGCGATAGTGCCTGGACCTGCCGTACGTTGAGTTCGCGCTTTCCGCGCAGGATTTCAGAGACCACCCCCTGGCTGCCGATTTCGGGCAGATCTCCCTGCGACAGGCCGTGCTGCTCCATCAGGAATTTGAGCAGTTCGACGCCCGAAGCATCGGGAATCTGATGGTGTTCCTCGTCGTAGGCCTCGATCAGTACGCTCAGGGTATCGATGAAGCGGTAGCGGGGATCCTTGGGGTTGTCGCCGACCTCGTCGACCAATTCGTTGAGCTGCGCGACTGCCGCGTCGTATTCGCGCCCGTTGCGGATGGCGAGCAGGGGAGCGTACTTCTCGGGATTCCTGAGGGTCTGAGTGATCGTTCGACTCTTCATTTTTTCCAGTCGCCTTTGTCGTATTGCGCATGAGTTAGGACGTGCCGGATGAACAGTTTTTGCGTATTGAAATGGATCGCGGCAATGAGCCGGTACTTGTTGCCGCCAATATCGAACACGTAAAAACCTTTCCTGCCGGCACTCACATAGTCGACGCTTTTGAATGTCTGTTTCAGTTCCGCGAGATTTTTGAAACTGCCTCTTCTCGCGGCCTTGAACCAGGTTTTCAGCGGGGCTTCGGCGCCAGCGTGAACCTTCCAAAACTCCGTCAACGCCTTCCGCGAGATTACGTGCACGAACGAAGACTATCTCATTTCGCGATACATATCAACTCAATATGAGATGGCGCAGGCCAGCAAAGCACGCGGGGCCTCGCCAGGCCTCGATTCTATCCCCTACCCTAGAGAGATCGCGATCCCCGTTCGCAGCGCAGGATGGCAGGGCCGACGTCCAG
The DNA window shown above is from Candidatus Binatus sp. and carries:
- a CDS encoding type II toxin-antitoxin system HigA family antitoxin; amino-acid sequence: MKSRTITQTLRNPEKYAPLLAIRNGREYDAAVAQLNELVDEVGDNPKDPRYRFIDTLSVLIEAYDEEHHQIPDASGVELLKFLMEQHGLSQGDLPEIGSQGVVSEILRGKRELNVRQVQALSRRFHLPAGAFFPEIEPKREAV
- a CDS encoding type II toxin-antitoxin system HigB family toxin; the protein is MHVISRKALTEFWKVHAGAEAPLKTWFKAARRGSFKNLAELKQTFKSVDYVSAGRKGFYVFDIGGNKYRLIAAIHFNTQKLFIRHVLTHAQYDKGDWKK